In Lepus europaeus isolate LE1 chromosome 22, mLepTim1.pri, whole genome shotgun sequence, the following are encoded in one genomic region:
- the LOC133751349 gene encoding uncharacterized protein LOC133751349 → MTKPFTLYVDENKGVAKGVLTQMLGPWKKPVAYFSKKLDNVAAGWPPCLRMIAAVAVLVKDSDKLTLGQPLTVVAPHAVETVIRQPPDRWLSNARITHYQTMLLNSERVRIGTATSLNPATLLPELGPQAQVIHNCHQILAEAHGTRKDLTDQPLPDAEMTWFTDGSSFLQNVFVDTFSGWTEAFPTKRETAQVVVKKIIEEIFPRFGLPKVIGSDNGPAFVSQVSQLVAKALGIN, encoded by the exons atgaccaagcccttcacattatacgtggatgagaacaagggagtggcgaagggagtgctaacacaaatgcttggaccctggaaaaagccggtggcatacttttcaaaaaaactagacaatgtagcggccggctggcctccgtgcctccgcatgatagcggccgtggcagttctggtaaaagactcggacaaattgactctaggccaacctctcaccgtagtggcacctcatgctgtggagacagttatccgacagccaccagatcggtggctctcaaatgctcggataactcattaccagactatgttattaaactcagagcgggtccggattgggactgccacctctttaaacccggccaccctgctcccggaactggggccccaggcccaggtaatccataactgtcaccaaatcctggctgaggcccacggcacccgaaaagacctaaccgaccagcctctgccggatgccgaaatgacctggttcacggatgggagcagctttctacagaacg tttttgtagacaccttctccggatggactgaggcattccccacaaaacgggaaaccgcccaggtggtcgtcaagaagatcatagaggagatcttcccccggttcggcttgcctaaggtaatcgggtccgacaatggcccagcgtttgtctcccaggtaagtcagttggtggccaaagcattaggcataaattaa